The Deltaproteobacteria bacterium genomic interval CCTGTGCAAAAGTATTCTATTCTAACCTCAACATATTGTTTTTTCATAAAAAATTCTATCGCTAATCGCCAAAGGGATAGTCCTAAATTAGCTCTAAAATCAGTATATTGCAAATACGCAAGCAACATGCCAGGTTCGCGCAATACAATGCTGCCCTAAATTCGTGCCAAATATCTTGAGCACTCATCGCCGGAGAAAGCAAGAGAATCCTATATAATTTCAAAATCCTTCTCCTCCTGAACGGGCACTTTCACACCGTTCGTCAGAATCCGCTCCTTGCATCGGTTGCACAAATGATAATACCTGACACTATCTTCTTCAACATCCAGCACACGGGCAACCTCTCTGCGCATTCCCTGCTCCTGGCTCCAGGTAAGTTCGCCCTCGAATACGCTGTAAAGGACCCTTGTTGCATAATTCTTCATGATCTTTGCGATTTTGTAAAGCCTTTTCGGATCGCTGATATCGTAACTAATGACCACGTAGGAAGTCTTACCGCCCATGCTGTAACCTTGTCAGACTATTGCAAAACTCTCTTCTTCCTCCTGCACCTCGCCCCATCCGTCCACCTCCACGCGGGCGGCACAGGCCCTGCAGATGGGCCAGTAGCGCACGCGGTCTTTTCGATGATTGATCAGGTCGCGCATACCTGATCGGACAGCGGCAAGCTGCTCCTCGGTCAGGTGACACTCAAACACGCTAAGTTGCACCCTCTTACCGAAGTCTTTTTAAGAATTTCATAACCTTTAGCCGGCGTTTATCGTCAACAATGTCATAGGAAATCAGGACATACATTTTACTTAATCTCAACGCAGAGGCATTGGCCGGTAGATATCCGATTCTCCTCGCACGTAGCTTGCGAAATGGCGGGCCTGTTGCCGGATGGCGTCACGGTAGCTCAAGTGCTGGTCATTCAGATGAAAGGTCACCTCAGTGGCCATGCGCCGTTCAAACTGGCCGATATACTTCCGCCAGCCGGCATCGGTGAGGCAGGTCCCGGGTCCCTTGCCGTCAATTTCCTCGTCTCTGATGTCATCTTCGCCTTTGAGAGGATTGGTGGTGAAATCTCGATCTGTCAATACGCCCAGGTTAAGAACACTCAATACCAAGGTG includes:
- the cas2 gene encoding CRISPR-associated endonuclease Cas2 yields the protein MGGKTSYVVISYDISDPKRLYKIAKIMKNYATRVLYSVFEGELTWSQEQGMRREVARVLDVEEDSVRYYHLCNRCKERILTNGVKVPVQEEKDFEII
- the cas2 gene encoding CRISPR-associated endonuclease Cas2 produces the protein MQLSVFECHLTEEQLAAVRSGMRDLINHRKDRVRYWPICRACAARVEVDGWGEVQEEEESFAIV